The following are encoded together in the Scomber scombrus chromosome 7, fScoSco1.1, whole genome shotgun sequence genome:
- the st14 gene encoding suppressor of tumorigenicity 14 protein homolog isoform X1: MYSARYEYDGRNDNHERIDFLTSKEKTSKRKVGITVGVLVALLILAAVAAFLIWLFVFKDANSEATISKKLIPSIQVYSGHMKLANVPYNQKLEDTNSKDFKDLAEDLQATLQDIFKTDSFLEKYYSKSVITAFSEGVIAYYWSQFDIPVDDLDILPEFSEERVLETLENGIKEQRSMRSHKNIKISEVTASSTDPRMARDPRAVGCFHRLEAKETASEFSSPGYPIGYPPKSRCQWQIRAAENHIISLSFPFFHIEDDCSDDFVFIYDSLSPDDSQAITEKCGQRPPSNPLEVVSSGNIMLINLITDSDVQRPGFQAKYKAIPIAQVKTCGGTITNGTGVITSPLHPSFYPPAMDCKWTIKVPAGKKVRVKFTMFRMKEPQVDVRVCHKDYVEVMGTKYCGEMSSLALTSQTNVLDVIFHSDESYTDKGFRAEYSAYDPTDPCPNKFACNSGICIGKELKCDGWNDCGDMSDEMKCNCEEDQFSCTNGLCKPKMWVCDRVNDCGDGSDEKRCSCDENEWRCGNGVCLPQDVVCNNKKDCEDGSDEASCKTSPGICSDFSFKCNNGDCVNKVNAECDHVNDCSDKSDEATCNCGTRPYKLNRIVGGQNADLGEWPWQVSLHFLTYGHVCGASILSEKWLLSAAHCFVTHDQANHLASNWQTYSGMQDQYKQEDVQRRPVKKIISHPDYNRMNFDYDIALLELSEPLKFTNTIQPICLPSSSHVFPAGMVCWVTGWGTVREGGQKAQILQKASLKIINDTVCNTVMEGQVTSRMLCSGFLAGGVDACQGDSGGPLVCFEESGKWFQAGIVSWGEGCARRNKPGVYSRVTKFREWIKKETGV; the protein is encoded by the exons gGACGCAATGACAACCATGAGCGGATCGACTTCTTAACCAGCAAAGAGAAAACATCAAAGAGGAAGGTTGGCATCACGGTCGGGGTTCTTGTGGCGCTACTCATCCTTGCGGCTGTTGCAGCGTTCCTCATCTGGCTGTTTGTCT TTAAAGATGCTAATTCAGAAGCCACCATCAGTAAGAAGCTCATCCCATCAATACAGGTGTACAGTGGCCATATGAAGCTGGCTAATGTGCCATATAATCAGAAGCTGGAGGACACCAACAGCAAGGATTTCAAGGATTTGGCAGAGGACCTGCAGGCAACA CTGCAGGACATCTTCAAGACAGATTCATTCCTCGAAAAATACTACAGCAAGTCTGTCATCACTGCATTCAG TGAGGGTGTGATTGCCTACTATTGGTCTCAGTTTGATATTCCAGTCGATGACCTGGATATCTTGCCGGAGTTCTCCGAAGAGCGGGTGTTAGAGACATTGGAGAATGGCATTAAGGAGCAGCGCAGCATGAGGAGCCATAAAAATATCAAGATCAGCGAAGTCACTGCCTCAT cCACAGATCCTCGCATGGCCAGGGACCCCAGAGCCG TAGGGTGTTTCCACCGTTTAGAGGCTAAAGAAACGGCGTCTGAATTTTCATCTCCCGGGTACCCAATCGGCTACCCCCCAAAGTCCCGGTGCCAATGGCAGATCCGAGCCGCAGAGAACCACATCATTTCTCTCAGTTTCCCTTTCTTCCACATTGAGGATGACTGCTCTGATGACTTTGTCTTCATCTATGATTCTTTGAGTCCAGATGATTCTCAGGCCATCACAGA GAAGTGTGGTCAGAGGCCCCCCTCCAATCCTCTGGAGGTGGTGTCGTCTGGAAACATCATGCTCATCAACTTGATTACTGACAGTGATGTCCAGCGACCTGGCTTTCAGGCCAAGTATAAAGCCATCCCAATAGCTCAAG TAAAAACCTGTGGTGGCACCATCACTAACGGCACAGGAGTCATCACTTCCCCACTTCACCCCAGCTTCTATCCCCCTGCCATGGACTGCAAGTGGACTATTAAG GTCCCTGCTGGCAAAAAGGTGCGGGTGAAGTTCACCATGTTCCGCATGAAAGAGCCTCAGGTGGATGTCCGTGTGTGTCACAAAGACTATGTGGAGGTTATGGGTACCAA GTATTGTGGAGAGATGTCCTCTTTGGCTTTGACTAGTCAGACCAACGTCCTAGATGTGATCTTCCACTCTGATGAGTCTTACACTGACAAAGGCTTCAGAGCTGAGTACAGTGCCTACGATCCCACAGACC CTTGTCCCAACAAGTTTGCCTGCAACTCCGGTATCTGCATCGGGAAAGAACTGAAGTGTGATGGCTGGAATGACTGCGGAGATATGAGCGACGAGATGAAGTGCA ACTGTGAGGAGGATCAGTTTTCTTGTACAAATGGCCTGTGCAAACCGAAAATGTGGGTGTGTGATCGTGTCAACGATTGCGGAGACGGCAGCGATGAGAAACGGTGCA GTTGTGATGAGAACGAGTGGCGCTGTGGGAATGGGGTTTGTCTGCCTCAGGATGTTGTGTGTAACAATAAGAAGGACTGCGAAGATGGAAGTGATGAAGCCTCTTGTAAAACCT CGCCGGGCATCTGCTCTGACTTCAGCTTCAAGTGTAACAACGGTGACTGTGTCAACAAGGTGAACGCTGAATGTGACCACGTCAACGACTGCTCTGACAAATCAGATGAGGCTACCTGTA ATTGTGGCACCAGGCCCTATAAGCTGAACCGCATCGTAGGAGGGCAGAATGCTGACCTCGGGGAATGGCCCTGGCAGGTCAGCCTTCACTTCCTGACATATGGGCATGTTTGTGGTGCCTCAATCCTCTCGGAAAAGTGGCTCCTTTCGGCGGCCCACTGCTTTGTCACCCACGACCAAGC GAACCATCTTGCAAGCAACTGGCAAACCTACAGTGGCATGCAGGACCAGTACAAGCAGGAAGATGTACAACGCCGCCCAGTAAAGAAGATCATCAGCCACCCGGATTACAACCGCATGAACTTTGACTATGACATTGCATTACTGGAGCTCTCCGAGCCGCTAAAGTTCACTAACACCATCCAACCCATCTGCCTACCCTCTTCCTCCCACGTCTTCCCTGCAGGCATGGTCTGCTGGGTCACTGGCTGGGGCACGGTCCGAGAAGGAG GTCAAAAGGCACAGATTCTGCAAAAAGCTTCGCTGAAAATCATCAATGACACGGTGTGTAACACGGTCATGGAGGGCCAGGTCACCTCCAGGATGCTCTGCAGCGGATTCTTGGCAGGAGGAGTTGATGCATGCCAG GGAGACTCCGGTGGCCCCCTGGTGTGTTTTGAGGAGAGTGGGAAGTGGTTCCAGGCCGGCATTGTGAGCTGGGGTGAGGGCTGTGCTCGTCGGAACAAGCCCGGTGTCTACTCCCGCGTCACCAAGTTCAGAGAGTGGATCAAGAAGGAGACAGGTGTTTGA
- the st14 gene encoding suppressor of tumorigenicity 14 protein homolog isoform X2, which translates to MYSARYEYDGRNDNHERIDFLTSKEKTSKRKVGITVGVLVALLILAAVAAFLIWLFVFKDANSEATISKKLIPSIQVYSGHMKLANVPYNQKLEDTNSKDFKDLAEDLQATLQDIFKTDSFLEKYYSKSVITAFSEGVIAYYWSQFDIPVDDLDILPEFSEERVLETLENGIKEQRSMRSHKNIKISEVTASSTDPRMARDPRAGCFHRLEAKETASEFSSPGYPIGYPPKSRCQWQIRAAENHIISLSFPFFHIEDDCSDDFVFIYDSLSPDDSQAITEKCGQRPPSNPLEVVSSGNIMLINLITDSDVQRPGFQAKYKAIPIAQVKTCGGTITNGTGVITSPLHPSFYPPAMDCKWTIKVPAGKKVRVKFTMFRMKEPQVDVRVCHKDYVEVMGTKYCGEMSSLALTSQTNVLDVIFHSDESYTDKGFRAEYSAYDPTDPCPNKFACNSGICIGKELKCDGWNDCGDMSDEMKCNCEEDQFSCTNGLCKPKMWVCDRVNDCGDGSDEKRCSCDENEWRCGNGVCLPQDVVCNNKKDCEDGSDEASCKTSPGICSDFSFKCNNGDCVNKVNAECDHVNDCSDKSDEATCNCGTRPYKLNRIVGGQNADLGEWPWQVSLHFLTYGHVCGASILSEKWLLSAAHCFVTHDQANHLASNWQTYSGMQDQYKQEDVQRRPVKKIISHPDYNRMNFDYDIALLELSEPLKFTNTIQPICLPSSSHVFPAGMVCWVTGWGTVREGGQKAQILQKASLKIINDTVCNTVMEGQVTSRMLCSGFLAGGVDACQGDSGGPLVCFEESGKWFQAGIVSWGEGCARRNKPGVYSRVTKFREWIKKETGV; encoded by the exons gGACGCAATGACAACCATGAGCGGATCGACTTCTTAACCAGCAAAGAGAAAACATCAAAGAGGAAGGTTGGCATCACGGTCGGGGTTCTTGTGGCGCTACTCATCCTTGCGGCTGTTGCAGCGTTCCTCATCTGGCTGTTTGTCT TTAAAGATGCTAATTCAGAAGCCACCATCAGTAAGAAGCTCATCCCATCAATACAGGTGTACAGTGGCCATATGAAGCTGGCTAATGTGCCATATAATCAGAAGCTGGAGGACACCAACAGCAAGGATTTCAAGGATTTGGCAGAGGACCTGCAGGCAACA CTGCAGGACATCTTCAAGACAGATTCATTCCTCGAAAAATACTACAGCAAGTCTGTCATCACTGCATTCAG TGAGGGTGTGATTGCCTACTATTGGTCTCAGTTTGATATTCCAGTCGATGACCTGGATATCTTGCCGGAGTTCTCCGAAGAGCGGGTGTTAGAGACATTGGAGAATGGCATTAAGGAGCAGCGCAGCATGAGGAGCCATAAAAATATCAAGATCAGCGAAGTCACTGCCTCAT cCACAGATCCTCGCATGGCCAGGGACCCCAGAGCCG GGTGTTTCCACCGTTTAGAGGCTAAAGAAACGGCGTCTGAATTTTCATCTCCCGGGTACCCAATCGGCTACCCCCCAAAGTCCCGGTGCCAATGGCAGATCCGAGCCGCAGAGAACCACATCATTTCTCTCAGTTTCCCTTTCTTCCACATTGAGGATGACTGCTCTGATGACTTTGTCTTCATCTATGATTCTTTGAGTCCAGATGATTCTCAGGCCATCACAGA GAAGTGTGGTCAGAGGCCCCCCTCCAATCCTCTGGAGGTGGTGTCGTCTGGAAACATCATGCTCATCAACTTGATTACTGACAGTGATGTCCAGCGACCTGGCTTTCAGGCCAAGTATAAAGCCATCCCAATAGCTCAAG TAAAAACCTGTGGTGGCACCATCACTAACGGCACAGGAGTCATCACTTCCCCACTTCACCCCAGCTTCTATCCCCCTGCCATGGACTGCAAGTGGACTATTAAG GTCCCTGCTGGCAAAAAGGTGCGGGTGAAGTTCACCATGTTCCGCATGAAAGAGCCTCAGGTGGATGTCCGTGTGTGTCACAAAGACTATGTGGAGGTTATGGGTACCAA GTATTGTGGAGAGATGTCCTCTTTGGCTTTGACTAGTCAGACCAACGTCCTAGATGTGATCTTCCACTCTGATGAGTCTTACACTGACAAAGGCTTCAGAGCTGAGTACAGTGCCTACGATCCCACAGACC CTTGTCCCAACAAGTTTGCCTGCAACTCCGGTATCTGCATCGGGAAAGAACTGAAGTGTGATGGCTGGAATGACTGCGGAGATATGAGCGACGAGATGAAGTGCA ACTGTGAGGAGGATCAGTTTTCTTGTACAAATGGCCTGTGCAAACCGAAAATGTGGGTGTGTGATCGTGTCAACGATTGCGGAGACGGCAGCGATGAGAAACGGTGCA GTTGTGATGAGAACGAGTGGCGCTGTGGGAATGGGGTTTGTCTGCCTCAGGATGTTGTGTGTAACAATAAGAAGGACTGCGAAGATGGAAGTGATGAAGCCTCTTGTAAAACCT CGCCGGGCATCTGCTCTGACTTCAGCTTCAAGTGTAACAACGGTGACTGTGTCAACAAGGTGAACGCTGAATGTGACCACGTCAACGACTGCTCTGACAAATCAGATGAGGCTACCTGTA ATTGTGGCACCAGGCCCTATAAGCTGAACCGCATCGTAGGAGGGCAGAATGCTGACCTCGGGGAATGGCCCTGGCAGGTCAGCCTTCACTTCCTGACATATGGGCATGTTTGTGGTGCCTCAATCCTCTCGGAAAAGTGGCTCCTTTCGGCGGCCCACTGCTTTGTCACCCACGACCAAGC GAACCATCTTGCAAGCAACTGGCAAACCTACAGTGGCATGCAGGACCAGTACAAGCAGGAAGATGTACAACGCCGCCCAGTAAAGAAGATCATCAGCCACCCGGATTACAACCGCATGAACTTTGACTATGACATTGCATTACTGGAGCTCTCCGAGCCGCTAAAGTTCACTAACACCATCCAACCCATCTGCCTACCCTCTTCCTCCCACGTCTTCCCTGCAGGCATGGTCTGCTGGGTCACTGGCTGGGGCACGGTCCGAGAAGGAG GTCAAAAGGCACAGATTCTGCAAAAAGCTTCGCTGAAAATCATCAATGACACGGTGTGTAACACGGTCATGGAGGGCCAGGTCACCTCCAGGATGCTCTGCAGCGGATTCTTGGCAGGAGGAGTTGATGCATGCCAG GGAGACTCCGGTGGCCCCCTGGTGTGTTTTGAGGAGAGTGGGAAGTGGTTCCAGGCCGGCATTGTGAGCTGGGGTGAGGGCTGTGCTCGTCGGAACAAGCCCGGTGTCTACTCCCGCGTCACCAAGTTCAGAGAGTGGATCAAGAAGGAGACAGGTGTTTGA
- the kirrel3l gene encoding kirre like nephrin family adhesion molecule 3, like, which translates to MSALYLIFCLMVTAAAKAAYFSQQPQDQVVVSGQSVTLPCVIVGYRGMVQWTKDGLALGGERDLPGWMRYTLMGDPLSGEHSLLIDSAELADDAVYECQATQAGLRSHRAKLTVLVPPSDPTVEGGPVVRLKAHTPHNLTCRTLGAKPAAEITWYRDGEVMETAIYSKTLMEDGKRETAVSMLPIVPEDSDSGRTYTCRVLNPAAPAGLQTSITINVQHPPSVTLSVQPQTVTEGAKVLFICSASAHPEITGYRWSKGGVPISEANGDSLEVTVDYSYFTDPVSCEVSNSVGSTNVSTLVDVQFGPRLLSEPKPMTVDNGMDAAFTCAWTGNPPLTLAWTKQGSSVVLSNGNTLQLKAVTQEDAGTYTCKAIVPRIGVAERDVTLTVNGPPIITADSTQHAVKHSKGKLECRVESSPPPDKIVWTFGDMSLSSGSSGRYSVQTVTSDHGVVSSLVLSETLAQDFQMRYNCTAWNRFGTGTALVTLKEQEALPMLIIVGGAVGGGCVLLICVITLVSLCCRHTGKGELNGKRCTRLSKSDIRVQIVHSDHNATRGNDDEEDVKEPMAPNSSESPGTSRTEHSDLLEEEEDERSDIKDPTNGYYNVRGHEDRHIRSSGFSEYVPNSRPVYTPSQLPSPSPVYGQHGTQPRVYDFSHRYATTTVTPSSYEQQQAAQQQPAQSVNIYPTDPLYSGSAYLPATYSRAFTSYVKPASYEKVDAYDQSDQASKVSSSSRFSYASSQVSSQQSDYGRPSQRMQTHV; encoded by the exons GCTGGATGCGCTATACCTTAATGGGCGACCCGCTATCAGGCGAGCACAGCTTGCTGATCGATTCGGCAGAGTTGGCGGATGACGCAGTGTATGAGTGTCAGGCTACACAGGCAGGACTGCGCTCCCACCGTGCCAAGCTCACTGTACTAG TTCCTCCTTCAGACCCTACGGTGGAGGGCGGCCCTGTTGTACGTCTTAAGGCCCATACACCACACAACCTCACCTGCAGAACCTTAGGAGCCAAACCTGCTGCTGAGATCACCTGGTACAGAGATGGAGAGGTCATGGAGACCGCAATTTATTCCAAG ACACTGATGGAGGatgggaagagagagacagctgtcAGTATGCTTCCAATCGTACCAGAGGACAGCGACTCTGGACGCACCTACACCTGCAGAGTTCTTAACCCAGCTGCCCCTGCTGGACTACAGACATCCATCACTATCAATGTCCAGC ACCCTCCTTCAGTAACTCTATCAGTCCAGCCTCAGACTGTAACTGAGGGTGCCAAGGTTCTCTTCATCTGCTCTGCTTCAGCCCACCCAGAAATCACTGGATACAG GTGGTCCAAAGGAGGAGTTCCCATCTCTGAAGCAAATGGGGACAGCCTTGAAGTGACAGTGGACTACTCCTACTTCACAGACCCCGTCTCCTGTGAGGTGTCCAACTCTGTGGGCAGCACTAATGTCAGCACACTGGTTGATGTCCAAT TTGGCCCCAGACTGCTGTCAGAGCCTAAGCCAATGACAGTGGATAATGGGATGGATGCTGCTTTTACTTGCGCGTGGACTGGAAACCCTCCTTTGACCCTGGCCTGGACCAAGCAGGGCTCGAGCGTG GTGCTCAGTAATGGTAACACCTTGCAGCTTAAGGCTGTTACCCAGGAGGATGCTGGAACATACACTTGCAAGGCCATTGTGCCACGGATTGGAGTTGCAGAAAGGGACGTCACTCTTACTGTAAATG GCCCACCTATCATCACAGCAGACTCCACGCAGCATGCTGTCAAGCACTCCAAGGGCAAGCTGGAGTGCCGGGTGGAAAGCAGTCCTCCGCCTGATAAGATT GTGTGGACCTTTGGAGACATGAGTCTGTCGTCTGGTTCTTCCGGCCGTTACTCAGTGCAGACAGTAACCAGCGACCATGGAGTCGTGTCTTCTCTTGTGCTGTCTGAGACTCTTGCACAGGATTTCCAGATGCGCTACAACTGCACTGCTTGGAACCGCTTCGGCACTGGCACCGCCTTGGTCACACTGAAGGAGCAAG AAGCCCTGCCTATGTTGATAATTGTTGGCGGAGCAGTCGGTGGAGGCTGTGTGCTGCTTATCTGTGTCATTACTTTGGTCTCACTCTGCTGCAGGCACACAGGAAAAGGTGAGCTCAATG GTAAGAGGTGCACCCGCCTGTCTAAGAGTGACATCAGAGTTCAGATTGTTCACAGTGATCACAACGCTACACGTGgaaatgatgatgaggaggatgtcAAAGAGCCCATG GCTCCAAACAGCAGCGAGTCTCCAGGGACATCTCGCACAGAACACAGCGACCTcctggaagaggaggaggatgaaagaTCGGACATCAAG GACCCCACCAATGGCTACTACAATGTCCGTGGCCATGAAGACCGCCATATCCGCAGCAGTGGATTCTCTGAATATGTGCCCAACTCACGGCCGGTCTACACACCATCGCAGCTGCCCTCGCCCAGCCCTGTGTATGGTCAGCATGGTACCCAGCCACGTGTCTACGACTTCTCCCATCGATATGCAACCACCACAGTGACCCCATCCTCATATGAACAGCAGCAAGCTGCTCAGCAGCAGCCTGCACAGTCAGTCAACATTTATCCCACTGACCCCCTCTACAGTGGTTCTGCTTACCTGCCTGCTACCTACAGCCGCGCCTTCACCAGCTATGTTAAGCCTGCCTCTTATGAGAAGGTGGATGCATATGACCAATCGGACCAGGCCAGCAAGGTGTCCAGCTCATCCCGCTTCTCTTATGCCTCCTCACAAGTGTCCTCCCAGCAGTCTGACTATGGCCGGCCCTCACAGCGTATGCAAACTCATGTCTGA